The Clostridium chauvoei genome has a window encoding:
- the ybaK gene encoding Cys-tRNA(Pro) deacylase codes for MRILDKNKSIYDVITYDIKDGRIDGVSVAEKINKPVQEVYKTLVTIGNSKEIYVFVIPVNEELDLKKSAKIVSEKKIDMIQVKDIQKYTGYIRGGCSPLGMKKQYKTFIDSTAKELDKIIVSGGKIGIQIEMNPNNLTDILNAQFENIIK; via the coding sequence ATGAGGATACTTGATAAAAATAAAAGTATATATGATGTAATAACATATGACATTAAAGATGGTAGAATTGATGGAGTATCTGTAGCTGAAAAAATTAATAAACCTGTACAAGAGGTGTACAAGACATTAGTAACTATAGGAAATAGTAAAGAAATCTATGTATTTGTTATTCCTGTAAATGAAGAATTAGATTTGAAAAAATCGGCTAAAATAGTTAGTGAAAAGAAAATAGATATGATTCAAGTAAAAGATATTCAAAAATATACAGGTTATATAAGAGGGGGCTGTTCACCATTAGGTATGAAAAAACAATATAAAACTTTCATAGATAGTACAGCGAAAGAATTAGATAAAATTATAGTAAGTGGTGGGAAAATTGGTATTCAAATAGAAATGAACCCTAATAATTTAACAGATATTTTAAATGCACAATTTGAAAACATAATAAAGTAG
- the licT gene encoding BglG family transcription antiterminator LicT, with translation MIVEKILNNNVVVSVDPRTKKEVILMGCGIAFKKKVGQEVDESKIEKIFMVDDKRLGNKLKKLINQIPDGVFELSHEIICHASKELNKKLDKQIYISLSDHIAFALKRYKNKIQIKNDLLDEIRRIHKEEYKVAHWAVEYLNKKLKIQLPEDEAGFIALHLVNASYNETAKESVIATNVIKGILNIIRYYYSVEFNEDDLNYDRLLTHLKYFAKRVITNTQHTESDNTFLELASQTYPDAFDCALKIRYYIENNYDYEVNNDEIVYLTMHIHRVISVLKDNN, from the coding sequence ATGATTGTAGAAAAGATTTTAAACAACAATGTAGTTGTTTCAGTAGACCCTAGAACTAAAAAAGAAGTTATCCTTATGGGATGTGGAATTGCTTTTAAGAAAAAAGTAGGTCAGGAAGTTGATGAAAGTAAAATAGAAAAGATTTTCATGGTTGATGATAAGAGGTTAGGGAATAAACTTAAAAAACTAATCAATCAAATACCAGATGGAGTATTTGAGTTATCACACGAAATAATTTGTCATGCAAGTAAAGAATTAAACAAAAAACTTGATAAGCAAATTTATATTTCACTTTCAGATCATATAGCTTTTGCTTTAAAAAGATATAAAAATAAAATCCAAATAAAAAATGATTTATTAGATGAAATAAGGCGTATCCACAAAGAAGAATATAAGGTAGCTCATTGGGCAGTAGAATATTTAAATAAAAAATTAAAAATTCAATTACCAGAAGATGAAGCCGGCTTTATAGCATTACATTTAGTTAATGCAAGTTATAATGAGACAGCTAAAGAATCAGTTATAGCAACTAACGTTATAAAGGGTATTTTAAATATAATAAGATATTATTACTCAGTAGAGTTTAATGAAGATGACTTAAACTATGATAGACTTTTAACCCATCTTAAGTATTTTGCTAAAAGAGTAATAACTAATACCCAACATACAGAAAGTGATAACACATTCTTAGAATTAGCATCTCAAACTTATCCAGATGCATTTGATTGTGCTTTAAAGATAAGATATTATATTGAAAATAATTATGATTATGAAGTAAATAATGATGAAATAGTATATTTAACTATGCATATTCACAGAGTTATCTCAGTTTTAAAAGATAACAATTAA
- a CDS encoding PTS transporter subunit EIIC — protein MLQQLQRIGKAIMLPIAALPIAGILLGVGGALLGIAGLTDPPAVYQPLIAFVSIPAVTAILTIMKNVGDIVFGNLPILFAVGVAVGLAKKDKGTAGLAAVFGFIVMNQVIGTLLGLGITQLGTITPDSVGEFGTYVTTTVGIFTLNMSVFGGIITGIVTAILHNKYYNIQLPPVIGFFSGSRFVPIITALVMALVGAVLAFLWPLVQNGITIIANFVRDAGFIGTFLYGVVERALIPFGLHHIFYTPFWFGSFVEGQVLVNGAFQTIAGANTAYFAQLSSMSDLVGASPETMTTIVQGTTRFMAGKFPFMMFGLPAAAFAMYKTAAPSKKKVVGSLLISAAVTSFLTGITEPLEFTFLFVAPVLYGVHCVLAGLSFMLMDILRVFIGMTFSGGFIDFALFGLLPAGAGVPTRWYMIILVGLVYAVIYYFLFTFMIKKFNLKTPGRDESEEETKLYSKADYQQAKGSNKVSGSNKSNASNEIVEKAPLVLEALGGEANIVSVDACITRLRVEVKDKAQVNKDQLKKLGAAGVVEVGNGIQAIFGAKADAYKHEINGILGE, from the coding sequence ATGCTACAACAATTACAAAGAATTGGTAAGGCGATTATGCTTCCAATAGCAGCCCTTCCAATAGCAGGTATTTTACTAGGAGTTGGTGGTGCATTACTAGGTATTGCAGGATTAACTGATCCACCAGCAGTATATCAACCATTAATAGCTTTTGTTTCTATTCCAGCAGTTACTGCTATTCTTACAATAATGAAAAATGTTGGGGATATAGTTTTCGGTAACTTGCCAATATTATTCGCAGTAGGTGTTGCTGTAGGTCTTGCTAAAAAAGATAAAGGTACAGCAGGTTTAGCAGCAGTATTTGGTTTCATAGTAATGAACCAAGTTATAGGAACACTTTTAGGATTAGGTATAACTCAATTAGGTACAATTACTCCAGATAGCGTTGGAGAATTTGGAACTTATGTAACTACTACAGTGGGTATATTTACTTTAAATATGTCTGTATTTGGTGGTATTATAACAGGTATAGTTACTGCAATATTACATAATAAGTATTACAATATTCAATTACCACCAGTAATAGGATTCTTCTCAGGATCAAGATTCGTTCCAATAATCACAGCATTAGTAATGGCTTTAGTAGGTGCAGTTTTAGCATTCTTATGGCCACTAGTTCAAAATGGTATAACTATAATAGCTAACTTTGTTAGAGATGCAGGATTCATAGGTACATTCTTATATGGTGTTGTTGAAAGAGCGTTAATCCCATTCGGATTACATCATATATTCTATACTCCATTCTGGTTTGGTTCTTTCGTTGAAGGACAAGTGTTAGTAAATGGAGCATTCCAAACAATTGCTGGAGCTAATACTGCATACTTTGCTCAATTATCAAGTATGTCTGATTTAGTAGGAGCTTCACCAGAAACAATGACTACTATCGTTCAAGGAACTACTAGATTTATGGCTGGTAAATTCCCATTCATGATGTTTGGTTTACCTGCAGCAGCATTTGCAATGTATAAAACAGCTGCTCCAAGTAAGAAAAAGGTTGTTGGATCATTATTAATATCAGCAGCAGTTACATCATTCTTAACAGGTATTACTGAACCATTAGAATTTACATTCTTATTTGTTGCTCCAGTATTATACGGAGTTCACTGTGTACTTGCAGGTTTATCATTTATGTTAATGGATATACTTAGAGTATTTATAGGTATGACATTCTCAGGTGGATTTATAGATTTCGCACTATTTGGTTTACTTCCAGCAGGAGCAGGAGTACCAACTAGATGGTATATGATTATTTTAGTAGGTCTTGTATATGCAGTAATTTACTACTTCTTATTCACATTCATGATTAAGAAATTCAACTTAAAAACTCCAGGTAGAGATGAAAGTGAAGAAGAAACTAAGTTATACAGCAAAGCTGATTATCAACAAGCAAAAGGTTCAAATAAAGTAAGTGGTTCAAATAAATCAAATGCTTCAAATGAAATAGTTGAAAAAGCTCCATTAGTTTTAGAAGCACTAGGTGGAGAAGCTAATATAGTTAGTGTTGATGCTTGTATTACAAGATTAAGAGTAGAAGTTAAAGACAAAGCTCAAGTAAATAAAGATCAATTAAAGAAATTAGGTGCAGCAGGTGTCGTTGAAGTTGGTAACGGTATTCAAGCAATATTTGGCGCAAAAGCTGATGCATACAAACATGAAATTAATGGAATTCTAGGAGAATAA
- the ptsG gene encoding glucose-specific PTS transporter subunit IIBC yields MLKKIFGILQRIGKALMLPVALLPAAGLLLGIGVMLQNPDFLKIIPALDVEWIQIVATIMERSGNIIFSNLPLIFAVGVAVGLCNGDGVAGLAAIVGFLILNVTMGIAKGIEANMILNNPIYTEVLGIPTIQTGVFGGIIIGLVSAALYHKFYNIHLPEFLGFFSGKRFVPIISAIFGLIIGLIMSAIWPTIQYALLNFSRSLIYTNQTMASFIFGVVERGLIPFGLHHIWYNPFWYQFGEYINASGQLIMGDQAIFFEQLKDGVALTAGTFMTGKFPFMMFGLPAAALAMYHESYSENRKGVAGLLFSAALTSFLTGITEPIEFMFLFVAPVLFAVHCIFAGLSFMIMQILNVKIGLTFSGGLIDYLMFGVLPNRTPWYLVILVGIVFSIIYYLGFRFIIRKLDLKTPGREEEDIGTEINIEGGDLAKKILSALGGKNNITYLDSCITRLRVTVIDLNVVRKNTLKSLGAAGIMVVGNNLQIIFGPKSDIIKEQIKDLMEGKKIKETPKKKIKQINKGIDTGIEISIPITGKVIQLEKVPDDIFSMKLIGDGFAIDPIDNILYSPVEGRVVAILPTKHSITIKTTDGLEVFMHIGIDTIKLNGEGFNVFVKENDLVSIGDKLIEFPIEEMKEKIKSKLIPIIFKNLHRGNFIYFQPEALVQATEKNRIQIHKKE; encoded by the coding sequence ATATTAAAAAAAATATTTGGAATTCTACAGAGAATTGGTAAAGCATTAATGTTACCAGTAGCATTATTACCAGCAGCAGGACTATTGCTTGGAATAGGCGTTATGTTACAAAATCCAGATTTTTTAAAAATTATTCCAGCTCTAGACGTAGAGTGGATTCAAATAGTAGCAACTATAATGGAGCGTTCAGGAAATATAATTTTCAGTAATCTTCCATTAATATTTGCAGTAGGAGTTGCAGTTGGATTATGTAATGGAGATGGAGTTGCTGGTCTTGCAGCTATAGTTGGATTTCTAATTTTAAATGTAACTATGGGTATAGCTAAAGGAATAGAAGCAAATATGATTTTAAATAATCCAATATATACTGAAGTATTAGGAATACCTACTATTCAGACAGGTGTATTTGGAGGAATAATAATAGGGCTTGTCTCAGCTGCGCTATATCATAAATTTTATAATATTCATCTTCCAGAGTTCTTAGGTTTTTTTTCAGGTAAAAGATTTGTCCCTATAATTTCAGCAATATTTGGACTAATTATAGGATTAATAATGTCAGCTATATGGCCTACAATACAATATGCTTTATTAAATTTTTCTAGAAGTTTAATATATACAAATCAAACAATGGCATCATTTATATTTGGAGTTGTAGAAAGAGGATTAATTCCATTTGGGCTTCATCATATTTGGTATAATCCGTTTTGGTATCAATTTGGAGAATATATAAATGCTTCAGGGCAGTTGATAATGGGAGATCAAGCAATATTTTTTGAGCAATTAAAAGACGGGGTTGCTCTTACGGCTGGTACATTTATGACAGGGAAATTTCCATTTATGATGTTTGGATTACCTGCAGCAGCTTTAGCAATGTATCATGAATCCTATTCAGAAAATAGAAAGGGAGTAGCAGGATTATTATTTTCTGCAGCTTTAACATCTTTTTTAACAGGTATTACAGAACCAATAGAATTTATGTTTCTTTTTGTAGCACCAGTATTATTCGCAGTTCATTGTATATTCGCTGGACTTTCTTTTATGATAATGCAAATTTTAAATGTAAAAATAGGATTAACTTTTTCAGGGGGACTTATTGATTATTTAATGTTTGGAGTACTTCCTAATAGAACACCATGGTATTTAGTAATTTTAGTTGGGATAGTATTTTCAATAATTTATTATTTAGGATTTAGATTTATTATTAGAAAATTAGATTTAAAAACTCCTGGAAGAGAAGAAGAGGATATCGGAACAGAAATTAATATAGAGGGTGGAGATTTAGCAAAGAAAATTTTATCAGCATTGGGTGGGAAGAATAATATAACATATTTAGATTCCTGTATAACAAGATTGAGAGTAACAGTAATAGATTTGAATGTAGTTAGAAAAAACACACTAAAATCTTTAGGTGCAGCAGGGATAATGGTTGTTGGAAATAACCTTCAAATCATATTTGGGCCTAAATCAGATATAATTAAAGAGCAAATTAAAGATTTAATGGAAGGAAAAAAAATTAAAGAAACTCCTAAGAAAAAGATAAAGCAAATAAATAAAGGTATTGATACTGGGATAGAAATTTCAATTCCTATTACAGGAAAAGTTATTCAACTTGAAAAAGTACCAGATGATATTTTTTCTATGAAATTAATAGGGGATGGTTTTGCTATAGATCCTATAGATAATATATTATATTCACCAGTAGAAGGTAGAGTTGTAGCTATTCTTCCAACAAAACATTCAATTACAATAAAAACTACGGATGGATTAGAGGTATTTATGCATATTGGAATAGATACTATAAAGCTTAATGGAGAAGGCTTTAATGTTTTTGTAAAGGAAAATGATTTAGTTAGTATTGGTGATAAGTTAATAGAATTTCCTATTGAAGAAATGAAGGAAAAAATAAAATCAAAATTAATACCTATAATATTTAAAAATTTGCATAGGGGTAACTTTATATACTTTCAGCCTGAAGCATTAGTTCAAGCTACGGAAAAGAATAGGATTCAAATACATAAGAAAGAATAA
- the trhA gene encoding PAQR family membrane homeostasis protein TrhA has translation MSKREINKSVEYNFYTKGEEIANAITHGVGTILAIIGTVFLLMLAIESKNMYKIIGASVYSFCLIILYLDSTLYHSLPGKVTKRVFRIFDHSSIYLLIAGTYTPLLLILLNQDKRSMIILTCIWIMAVIGIIFKAIWVGRFELLSTLIYIFMGWAIVFNVKTILLVVPGNILLYLLIGGIAYTLGCIFFSLDKMPYNHAIWHLFVMAGSVLHYIAVFLCVLL, from the coding sequence ATGTCAAAGAGAGAGATTAATAAGAGTGTAGAATATAACTTCTATACTAAGGGGGAAGAAATTGCAAATGCAATAACTCATGGAGTAGGAACAATATTAGCTATAATAGGAACTGTATTTTTACTTATGCTTGCAATTGAATCTAAAAATATGTACAAAATAATAGGGGCATCGGTATATAGCTTTTGTTTAATAATATTATATTTAGATTCTACTCTATATCATTCTTTACCAGGAAAAGTTACTAAAAGAGTTTTTAGGATTTTTGATCATTCATCTATATATTTACTTATTGCAGGAACATATACACCATTACTACTTATTTTATTAAATCAAGATAAAAGATCTATGATAATATTAACTTGTATTTGGATTATGGCGGTAATAGGGATAATATTTAAAGCTATTTGGGTTGGTAGATTTGAATTATTATCAACACTTATTTATATTTTTATGGGATGGGCTATAGTATTTAACGTAAAAACAATATTATTAGTTGTACCAGGAAATATTTTATTATATTTATTAATAGGTGGAATAGCTTATACATTAGGATGTATATTTTTTAGTTTGGATAAAATGCCTTATAATCATGCGATATGGCATTTATTTGTTATGGCAGGTAGTGTATTGCATTATATAGCAGTATTTTTATGTGTATTACTATAA
- a CDS encoding DUF1653 domain-containing protein yields the protein MRDISKAKGKIFRHFKGDLYLLEDFVTHSETQEKLVLYRALYGECGLYVRPYEMFLEEVPKEKVNPTGQKYRFEEYLVKSKK from the coding sequence ATGAGGGATATTTCAAAAGCAAAAGGGAAGATATTTAGACATTTTAAGGGTGATTTATATTTATTAGAGGATTTTGTTACACATTCAGAAACACAAGAAAAATTAGTTTTGTATAGAGCATTATACGGAGAATGTGGATTATATGTTAGACCATATGAGATGTTTTTAGAGGAAGTTCCTAAAGAAAAAGTTAATCCTACTGGACAAAAATATAGATTTGAAGAATATTTAGTTAAAAGTAAGAAATAA
- a CDS encoding IS1182 family transposase → MQLKNILQQNYTVNRKFYQLKLPFDIDCIIPENDSVRLLSQFVEEMDLTDLYSTYSKIRENQVSPTNMLKIVLYGYMNGFYSSRDMETACLRDINFMFLLEGASAPDHSTFARFRSLHFAPCAEKILAEMSNFLYEIGEISGRSIFIDGTKIEAYANKYTFVWKKAVTKNMAKLLTKIGDLVKECEELYGIKLIYKNKVQMRHVKKLKKRLYELKKIETIEFVHGCGKRKSPLQKSIEKLEEYLSKFKEYNQKVYTCGERNSYSKTDNDATFMRMKEDAMKNGQLKPAYNVQHGVDAEYISWLTVGPQPTDTTTLIPFLKSMEWHLNFKYSKIVADAGYESEENYSFIEDNNQIAFIKPSNYEISKTRKYKNDIGRIENMDYDAENDLFICQNGKTLKVNGIKFKKSKTGYESEKTIYSCEDCSNCSFKSKCIKGNNSKIPLGERTKKLETSKKFNRQRKEDLERIITDEGILLRMNRSIKAEGSFAQVKHDMNFRRFMCRGQKNVLAESILIAMAHNVNKLHNKIQSNRTGKHLFELKEAL, encoded by the coding sequence ATGCAACTAAAAAATATTTTACAACAAAATTATACTGTAAATCGAAAGTTTTATCAATTAAAACTTCCTTTTGATATAGATTGCATAATTCCAGAAAATGATTCGGTGAGATTACTAAGTCAGTTTGTAGAGGAGATGGATTTAACTGACCTATATTCTACTTATTCTAAAATAAGAGAAAATCAAGTATCGCCAACGAACATGTTAAAGATTGTGCTTTATGGATATATGAATGGTTTCTATTCTTCACGAGATATGGAAACAGCATGTCTTAGAGATATAAATTTTATGTTTTTACTCGAAGGGGCATCTGCTCCGGATCACTCAACATTTGCAAGATTTAGAAGTTTACATTTTGCTCCATGTGCTGAAAAGATATTGGCTGAAATGTCTAATTTTCTTTATGAGATTGGAGAAATATCAGGCAGATCAATATTTATTGATGGTACTAAAATAGAAGCTTATGCAAATAAATATACATTCGTTTGGAAAAAAGCTGTGACAAAAAACATGGCTAAATTATTAACAAAAATAGGCGACCTTGTAAAAGAATGCGAAGAACTTTATGGTATTAAATTGATTTATAAAAATAAAGTTCAAATGAGGCACGTAAAAAAGCTAAAGAAAAGGCTTTATGAATTAAAGAAAATTGAAACTATTGAATTCGTCCACGGATGTGGTAAAAGAAAATCACCACTTCAAAAATCTATAGAGAAGCTTGAAGAGTATCTTTCAAAATTCAAAGAATATAACCAAAAAGTATACACCTGCGGAGAAAGAAATAGTTATTCAAAAACAGATAATGACGCTACTTTTATGAGAATGAAAGAAGATGCTATGAAAAATGGTCAACTTAAACCTGCTTATAATGTACAACACGGTGTTGATGCAGAATATATTTCGTGGCTTACTGTGGGACCACAGCCAACAGATACTACTACATTAATACCCTTTTTAAAAAGTATGGAATGGCATCTAAATTTTAAATATTCAAAAATAGTTGCTGATGCTGGCTATGAAAGTGAAGAGAATTACTCATTTATTGAGGATAATAATCAAATAGCATTTATTAAACCTTCTAATTATGAAATATCAAAGACAAGAAAGTATAAGAATGATATTGGCAGAATAGAAAATATGGATTATGACGCTGAGAATGATTTATTTATTTGCCAGAATGGTAAGACTCTAAAAGTCAATGGTATAAAGTTCAAGAAATCTAAAACAGGATATGAAAGTGAAAAAACAATTTATTCATGTGAGGACTGTAGTAATTGTAGCTTTAAGAGTAAATGTATTAAAGGAAATAATTCTAAAATTCCATTGGGGGAAAGAACTAAGAAACTTGAAACTTCAAAAAAGTTTAATCGTCAAAGAAAAGAAGATTTAGAAAGAATTATTACTGATGAAGGCATCTTACTTAGAATGAATAGAAGTATTAAAGCAGAAGGCTCTTTTGCACAAGTAAAACATGATATGAATTTCAGAAGATTTATGTGTCGTGGTCAAAAGAATGTTTTAGCAGAAAGCATCCTAATTGCTATGGCTCATAATGTTAATAAATTACATAACAAAATACAATCTAACCGAACTGGTAAGCATTTATTTGAGCTAAAAGAAGCTTTATAG
- a CDS encoding fused DSP-PTPase phosphatase/NAD kinase-like protein, translated as MTHSKKFFIKVSLCLLPLCLLANFITSANILDDSIPSISSPFIDDEFIIVDTDVKTELPNRFRDIEKLNISGSAQFNPIQLDNLKEKIGTDNITIVDLRQESHGFINDTPISFYSLFKLINCGLSTKDTLKSEKKALSSIKEDNPINLYDKDAYLKETINANKILSEHNSVKNANLNYHRFAVKDGGIPTPTVVDDFVSFVVNLDPEIHLHFHCHEGLGRTTTFMSLYQMIKNTDKLSLEEILNEQVSAGGEVLTKSKSRSKFLEHFYNYTLENIDTHFKTPYSTWISQSNIKN; from the coding sequence TTGACTCATTCTAAAAAATTTTTTATTAAAGTTTCTCTTTGCTTATTACCCCTTTGTTTATTAGCTAATTTCATTACAAGCGCTAATATTTTAGATGATTCAATTCCATCTATATCTTCTCCTTTTATTGATGATGAATTTATAATTGTAGATACTGATGTTAAAACTGAATTGCCTAATAGGTTTAGAGATATTGAAAAATTAAATATCTCTGGTAGTGCTCAATTTAATCCAATTCAACTTGATAATTTAAAAGAAAAAATTGGCACAGATAATATAACAATTGTTGATTTAAGACAGGAATCTCATGGATTTATAAATGATACTCCTATAAGTTTTTATAGTCTTTTTAAATTAATTAATTGCGGATTATCAACTAAAGATACTTTAAAATCTGAAAAAAAAGCTCTCTCTTCTATAAAAGAAGATAATCCTATAAATTTATATGATAAAGATGCTTATTTAAAGGAAACTATTAATGCAAATAAAATTTTATCTGAACATAATTCAGTAAAAAATGCTAATCTTAATTATCATCGTTTTGCTGTTAAAGATGGTGGAATTCCAACACCTACAGTAGTTGATGATTTTGTATCCTTTGTTGTTAATTTAGACCCTGAAATTCATTTGCATTTTCATTGTCATGAAGGTTTAGGTCGCACTACAACATTTATGTCTCTTTATCAAATGATAAAAAATACAGATAAACTTTCTTTAGAAGAAATATTAAATGAGCAAGTAAGTGCAGGTGGTGAAGTTCTTACTAAAAGTAAATCTAGATCAAAATTTCTAGAACATTTTTACAACTATACTTTAGAGAATATAGATACCCATTTTAAAACCCCTTACTCTACTTGGATTTCTCAATCTAATATTAAAAATTAA
- a CDS encoding alpha/beta-type small acid-soluble spore protein produces the protein MSKTLVPEAKNGLSAFKNEVAAELGVPFSDYNGDLTARQCGSVGGEMVKRMVEQYESSLK, from the coding sequence ATGTCAAAGACATTAGTTCCAGAAGCAAAAAATGGATTAAGTGCATTTAAAAATGAGGTAGCAGCAGAATTAGGAGTGCCATTCTCAGATTATAATGGTGACCTAACAGCTAGACAATGTGGTTCCGTAGGTGGCGAAATGGTGAAAAGAATGGTTGAACAATACGAAAGCTCACTAAAATAA
- a CDS encoding metallophosphoesterase family protein encodes MKEVKILQCGDLHFDTPFKELSNKLALISKEELLEVFNKIIDICEEELIDIFLLSGDIFDNLTVNKKTLSFIKNQLQRIPMVRVFISPGNHDPYHEKSFYKMIDWPENVHIFKGEIEKVFIEELQTVVWGAGFNFQHVKKSLLKGIEAVENYINIAVIHGDISNVEGGNEYNPITLKEIGESNVDYIALGHRHGYSGILRERNTCYAYSGCPQGRGFDELGDKGIIIGKVSKGAVDLRFSKTSKRNYYVEKINVTDSVGYEEIKFRILDSIDKEKREKNLYKINLIGELDGAFNLKEEIVLDKIKEDFYFVKIVDNTEVKLDYTEIARDFSVRGIFVKKLLEQLEDAEESDKEIIKMAIKLGMQCLSEEEVKIDDY; translated from the coding sequence ATGAAAGAAGTAAAGATATTACAATGTGGTGATTTACATTTTGATACTCCATTTAAAGAGTTAAGCAATAAACTTGCATTAATAAGTAAAGAGGAGTTATTAGAAGTTTTTAATAAAATAATAGATATATGTGAAGAAGAGCTAATTGATATTTTTCTATTATCAGGAGATATTTTTGATAATTTAACAGTTAATAAGAAAACTTTAAGTTTTATAAAAAATCAGTTGCAAAGGATACCTATGGTTAGGGTTTTTATTTCTCCAGGAAATCATGATCCTTATCATGAAAAGTCATTTTATAAAATGATAGATTGGCCAGAAAATGTCCATATTTTTAAGGGAGAAATAGAAAAAGTATTCATCGAAGAATTGCAAACAGTCGTATGGGGTGCTGGATTTAATTTTCAACATGTGAAAAAAAGTTTACTTAAAGGAATTGAAGCGGTAGAGAATTATATAAATATAGCTGTTATACATGGAGATATTTCTAATGTAGAAGGTGGAAATGAATATAATCCTATTACATTAAAAGAAATAGGAGAGTCTAATGTAGATTATATAGCATTAGGTCATAGACATGGATATAGTGGGATTTTAAGAGAGAGAAATACATGCTATGCATATTCAGGGTGTCCACAAGGTCGTGGATTTGATGAATTAGGAGATAAGGGAATAATAATAGGAAAAGTTTCTAAAGGAGCAGTAGATTTAAGATTTTCTAAAACATCTAAGAGAAATTATTATGTTGAAAAAATTAATGTTACAGATTCAGTAGGATATGAAGAAATAAAATTTAGGATTCTAGATTCCATAGATAAAGAAAAAAGAGAAAAAAATCTATATAAGATTAATTTAATTGGGGAGCTAGATGGAGCTTTTAATTTAAAAGAAGAAATTGTTTTAGATAAAATAAAAGAAGACTTTTATTTTGTTAAAATAGTGGATAATACAGAGGTAAAGTTAGATTATACAGAGATAGCAAGAGATTTTTCAGTAAGAGGAATTTTTGTTAAAAAACTATTAGAACAATTAGAAGATGCAGAGGAGTCAGATAAAGAAATTATCAAGATGGCTATTAAATTAGGTATGCAATGTCTTTCTGAAGAGGAGGTGAAAATAGATGATTATTAA